Proteins from a genomic interval of Callospermophilus lateralis isolate mCalLat2 chromosome 1, mCalLat2.hap1, whole genome shotgun sequence:
- the Tmem120b gene encoding transmembrane protein 120B isoform X2 encodes MSGQLECCEREWHELEGEFQELQETHRIYRQKLEELTALQALCSSSIHKQKRRLKDLKHTLQRYKRHASQEEAELVQQMSAHIKERQNVFFDMEAYLPKKNGLYLNLVLGNVNVTLLSNQAKFAYKDEYEKFKLYLTIILLLGAVTCRFVLHYRVTDEVFNFLLVWYYCTLTIRESILISNGSRIKGWWVSHHYVSTFLSGVMLTWPNGLIYQKFRNQFLAFSIFQSCVQFLQYYYQRGCLYRLRALGERNHLDLTVEGFQSWMWRGLTFLLPFLFCGHFWQLYNAVTLFELSSHEECREWQVVHTKLQKNRNKTKKP; translated from the exons GAGACCCACAGGATCTACAGGCAGAAGCTGGAGGAGCTGACAGCACTGCAGGCCTTGTGTAGCAGTTCCATCCACAAGCAGAAGAGGCGGCTCAAGGACTTGAAGCACACGCTCCAGAG GTACAAGCGCCATGCCAGCCAGGAGGAGGCAGAGCTGGTCCAGCAGATGAGTGCCCACATTAAGGAGCGGCAGAACGTCTTCTTTGACATGGAGGCCTACCTGCCCAAGAAGAATGG GCTCTACTTGAATCTGGTCCTTGGTAATGTGAATGTGACCCTCCTCAGCAACCAGGCCAA GTTTGCCTACAAGGATGAGTATGAGAAGTTCAAGCTCTACCTGACTATAATCCTGCTCCTGGGAGCTGTGACGTGTCGCTTTGTCCTTCACTACAG GGTGACGGATGAAGTTTTTAACTTCCTGCTGGTGTGGTATTACTGCACCCTGACGATCCGGGAGAGTATTCTCATCAGCAACGGCTCGAG AATTAAAGGCTGGTGGGTGTCTCACCATTATGTCTCTACGTTCCTGTCTGGAGTGATGCTGACCTG GCCCAATGGACTAATTTATCAGAAGTTTCGCAATCAGTTTTTAGCATTCTCAATTTTTCAGA GCTGTGTCCAGTTCCTACAGTATTATTACCAGAGGGGCTGCCTCTACAGGTTGCGAGCCCTGGGTGAGAGGAATCACCTGGACCTCACTGTGG AAGGATTCCAGTCCTGGATGTGGCGAGGCCTCAccttcctcctccctttcctctTCTGTGGCCAC TTCTGGCAGCTCTACAATGCTGTCACACTGTTTGAGCTCTCCAGCCATGAAGAATGCAGAGAATGGCAG GTCGTGCACACCAAACTCCAGAAGAACAGAAACAAGACGAAGAAGCCATGA
- the Tmem120b gene encoding transmembrane protein 120B isoform X1: MSGQLECCEREWHELEGEFQELQETHRIYRQKLEELTALQALCSSSIHKQKRRLKDLKHTLQRYKRHASQEEAELVQQMSAHIKERQNVFFDMEAYLPKKNGLYLNLVLGNVNVTLLSNQAKFAYKDEYEKFKLYLTIILLLGAVTCRFVLHYRVTDEVFNFLLVWYYCTLTIRESILISNGSRIKGWWVSHHYVSTFLSGVMLTWPNGLIYQKFRNQFLAFSIFQSCVQFLQYYYQRGCLYRLRALGERNHLDLTVEGFQSWMWRGLTFLLPFLFCGHFWQLYNAVTLFELSSHEECREWQVFVLALTFLVLFLGNFLTTLKVVHTKLQKNRNKTKKP; the protein is encoded by the exons GAGACCCACAGGATCTACAGGCAGAAGCTGGAGGAGCTGACAGCACTGCAGGCCTTGTGTAGCAGTTCCATCCACAAGCAGAAGAGGCGGCTCAAGGACTTGAAGCACACGCTCCAGAG GTACAAGCGCCATGCCAGCCAGGAGGAGGCAGAGCTGGTCCAGCAGATGAGTGCCCACATTAAGGAGCGGCAGAACGTCTTCTTTGACATGGAGGCCTACCTGCCCAAGAAGAATGG GCTCTACTTGAATCTGGTCCTTGGTAATGTGAATGTGACCCTCCTCAGCAACCAGGCCAA GTTTGCCTACAAGGATGAGTATGAGAAGTTCAAGCTCTACCTGACTATAATCCTGCTCCTGGGAGCTGTGACGTGTCGCTTTGTCCTTCACTACAG GGTGACGGATGAAGTTTTTAACTTCCTGCTGGTGTGGTATTACTGCACCCTGACGATCCGGGAGAGTATTCTCATCAGCAACGGCTCGAG AATTAAAGGCTGGTGGGTGTCTCACCATTATGTCTCTACGTTCCTGTCTGGAGTGATGCTGACCTG GCCCAATGGACTAATTTATCAGAAGTTTCGCAATCAGTTTTTAGCATTCTCAATTTTTCAGA GCTGTGTCCAGTTCCTACAGTATTATTACCAGAGGGGCTGCCTCTACAGGTTGCGAGCCCTGGGTGAGAGGAATCACCTGGACCTCACTGTGG AAGGATTCCAGTCCTGGATGTGGCGAGGCCTCAccttcctcctccctttcctctTCTGTGGCCAC TTCTGGCAGCTCTACAATGCTGTCACACTGTTTGAGCTCTCCAGCCATGAAGAATGCAGAGAATGGCAG GTGTTCGTGCTGGCTCTCACCTTCCTCGTCCTCTTCCTTGGCAATTTCCTGACTACGCTCAAGGTCGTGCACACCAAACTCCAGAAGAACAGAAACAAGACGAAGAAGCCATGA
- the Tmem120b gene encoding transmembrane protein 120B isoform X3, translating into MSGQLECCEREWHELEGEFQELQETHRIYRQKLEELTALQALCSSSIHKQKRRLKDLKHTLQRYKRHASQEEAELVQQMSAHIKERQNVFFDMEAYLPKKNGLYLNLVLGNVNVTLLSNQAKFAYKDEYEKFKLYLTIILLLGAVTCRFVLHYRIKGWWVSHHYVSTFLSGVMLTWPNGLIYQKFRNQFLAFSIFQSCVQFLQYYYQRGCLYRLRALGERNHLDLTVEGFQSWMWRGLTFLLPFLFCGHFWQLYNAVTLFELSSHEECREWQVFVLALTFLVLFLGNFLTTLKVVHTKLQKNRNKTKKP; encoded by the exons GAGACCCACAGGATCTACAGGCAGAAGCTGGAGGAGCTGACAGCACTGCAGGCCTTGTGTAGCAGTTCCATCCACAAGCAGAAGAGGCGGCTCAAGGACTTGAAGCACACGCTCCAGAG GTACAAGCGCCATGCCAGCCAGGAGGAGGCAGAGCTGGTCCAGCAGATGAGTGCCCACATTAAGGAGCGGCAGAACGTCTTCTTTGACATGGAGGCCTACCTGCCCAAGAAGAATGG GCTCTACTTGAATCTGGTCCTTGGTAATGTGAATGTGACCCTCCTCAGCAACCAGGCCAA GTTTGCCTACAAGGATGAGTATGAGAAGTTCAAGCTCTACCTGACTATAATCCTGCTCCTGGGAGCTGTGACGTGTCGCTTTGTCCTTCACTACAG AATTAAAGGCTGGTGGGTGTCTCACCATTATGTCTCTACGTTCCTGTCTGGAGTGATGCTGACCTG GCCCAATGGACTAATTTATCAGAAGTTTCGCAATCAGTTTTTAGCATTCTCAATTTTTCAGA GCTGTGTCCAGTTCCTACAGTATTATTACCAGAGGGGCTGCCTCTACAGGTTGCGAGCCCTGGGTGAGAGGAATCACCTGGACCTCACTGTGG AAGGATTCCAGTCCTGGATGTGGCGAGGCCTCAccttcctcctccctttcctctTCTGTGGCCAC TTCTGGCAGCTCTACAATGCTGTCACACTGTTTGAGCTCTCCAGCCATGAAGAATGCAGAGAATGGCAG GTGTTCGTGCTGGCTCTCACCTTCCTCGTCCTCTTCCTTGGCAATTTCCTGACTACGCTCAAGGTCGTGCACACCAAACTCCAGAAGAACAGAAACAAGACGAAGAAGCCATGA